The Niastella koreensis GR20-10 genome includes a window with the following:
- the recN gene encoding DNA repair protein RecN — protein sequence MLKKLFIQNYAIIDEIEIDFSQKLNIITGETGAGKSILMGALSLILGDRIDASVLQSRDKKCYVEGTFEIGEKKAVKAFLRDQDLDVEEELVIRREIGSNGKSRAFVNDTPVNLEQLRQLSSKLVDLHRQFDTLELGESDFQRQVLDALAGHADVLQQYQGAYTQWQKAHQELTQLQQQKDQFTKEYDYNKFLFDELHDAALKENELEEADATLKLLSNTEGIKSALGKAAYELSEGESPMVQQLKTLFNQLSAFSDNHPGMQALVQRLLSAQIELQDIADEVERINDQVQYDPQKIEQLNDRISTGYKLLKKHGVHTTQELLAIKDTLEQKLQAVLNIDEAIQTKEKAAQQLLQKATELATKLTANRVKQVKPLQDKVNKLLAQVGMPNARLQVEVTPLANLQITGLDDIEFLFDANKSNRFEPIRKVASGGELSRLMLCIKSLVAQSLDLPTLIFDEIDTGISGEAAKQVGIIMKDLARKRQVFSITHQPQIAGKADAHYFVYKDIKGNSIKTNIKLLSQEERITAIAKMLSGEKPTAAALENAREMVMN from the coding sequence GTGCTTAAAAAACTATTCATCCAGAACTACGCTATTATTGACGAGATAGAGATCGACTTCTCGCAAAAGCTGAATATAATAACCGGAGAGACCGGTGCCGGTAAATCAATTTTAATGGGCGCCCTGTCATTGATCCTGGGCGACCGCATTGATGCATCGGTGTTACAGAGCCGTGATAAAAAATGTTATGTAGAGGGCACCTTTGAAATTGGTGAGAAGAAAGCCGTAAAAGCCTTTTTACGCGATCAGGACCTCGATGTGGAAGAAGAACTGGTAATTCGCCGCGAAATTGGCAGTAATGGCAAATCAAGGGCCTTTGTAAACGATACGCCGGTAAACCTGGAACAGCTGCGCCAGTTAAGCTCCAAGCTGGTTGACCTGCATCGCCAGTTCGATACGCTGGAGCTGGGCGAAAGCGATTTTCAGCGCCAGGTGCTCGATGCGCTGGCCGGCCATGCCGATGTACTGCAACAATACCAGGGCGCGTATACCCAATGGCAAAAAGCGCACCAGGAGCTTACGCAATTACAGCAGCAGAAAGACCAGTTCACCAAGGAATACGATTACAACAAGTTCTTATTTGATGAGCTGCACGATGCAGCCCTGAAAGAAAACGAGCTGGAAGAAGCCGATGCAACGCTTAAACTGCTTAGCAATACCGAAGGCATAAAATCAGCTTTAGGCAAAGCCGCCTATGAACTGAGCGAAGGCGAATCGCCCATGGTACAGCAGTTAAAAACATTATTCAACCAGTTGAGTGCGTTTAGCGATAACCACCCGGGCATGCAGGCATTGGTGCAGCGGTTGTTATCGGCACAAATAGAACTGCAGGATATTGCCGATGAGGTAGAGCGCATCAACGACCAGGTGCAGTACGATCCGCAGAAGATAGAGCAACTGAATGACCGGATTTCAACCGGCTATAAACTGCTGAAGAAACACGGCGTACATACCACGCAGGAACTGCTGGCTATAAAAGATACGCTGGAGCAAAAACTGCAGGCAGTCTTGAATATCGACGAAGCCATTCAAACCAAAGAAAAAGCAGCTCAGCAGTTATTGCAAAAAGCCACTGAGCTGGCCACTAAGCTTACTGCTAACCGGGTGAAGCAGGTGAAGCCGTTACAGGATAAAGTAAATAAATTACTGGCGCAGGTAGGCATGCCCAATGCCCGTTTACAGGTGGAGGTAACACCTTTGGCCAATTTGCAGATAACGGGGTTAGATGATATTGAGTTCCTCTTCGATGCCAATAAAAGCAACCGCTTTGAACCCATCCGCAAAGTGGCCTCGGGCGGGGAACTGAGCCGCCTGATGCTTTGTATAAAATCGCTGGTGGCCCAATCGCTCGATCTGCCTACACTCATCTTCGATGAAATTGACACGGGCATTTCAGGGGAGGCGGCCAAGCAGGTAGGTATTATTATGAAAGACCTGGCCCGCAAACGCCAGGTGTTCAGCATAACCCACCAGCCCCAAATTGCCGGAAAGGCAGATGCCCATTACTTTGTTTACAAAGACATCAAGGGCAATTCCATTAAAACAAACATCAAACTGCTGTCGCAGGAGGAACGCATTACCGCCATTGCTAAAATGCTCAGCGGAGAGAAGCCAACAGCCGCCGCGCTGGAAAACGCCCGCGAGATGGTGATGAATTAA
- a CDS encoding Nif3-like dinuclear metal center hexameric protein, producing the protein MKIADIIDLLEAVAPPSLQESYDNAGLLTGNPGWVCTGALCTLDATEDVVKEAMQRGCNLVVAHHPIIFGGLKKITGKNYVEKTIITAIKNDIAIYAIHTNLDNVIDGVNGMMADKLGLKNRKILSPKEATLKKLYTFVPVEQLEQVRAALFEAGGGHIGNYNECSFGVEGTGTFKGGEGTNPFVGQPGERHYEKEIRVEVIFPGYLQNSLIRALRTAHPYEEVAFDVVNLANTHPGIGSGLVGELPEALPEEVFLKLLKQAFDLPLIRHTALFGRPVKKIALCGGAGSFLVSKALGVGADVYITGDMKYHEFFDANGRLIIADIGHFESEQFTIDLLAGVLQEKFPTFAVLKTALKTNPVHYFV; encoded by the coding sequence ATGAAAATAGCTGATATTATTGATCTGCTCGAAGCTGTGGCGCCCCCTTCGTTACAGGAAAGCTATGATAATGCCGGTTTGTTAACCGGTAACCCGGGCTGGGTTTGTACCGGCGCCCTTTGTACGCTGGACGCTACCGAAGACGTGGTGAAGGAAGCCATGCAGCGTGGTTGTAACCTGGTAGTGGCGCATCACCCCATCATCTTTGGCGGCTTAAAAAAGATCACGGGTAAGAATTATGTAGAAAAGACCATAATAACGGCTATTAAAAATGATATAGCCATTTATGCTATTCATACCAATTTAGACAATGTAATAGATGGCGTGAACGGGATGATGGCCGATAAACTGGGCTTGAAGAACCGGAAGATATTGTCGCCCAAAGAAGCCACCCTTAAAAAGCTGTACACCTTTGTGCCGGTTGAACAGCTGGAACAGGTGCGCGCGGCTTTGTTTGAAGCCGGTGGCGGACACATCGGTAATTACAATGAATGCAGTTTTGGGGTAGAAGGCACCGGCACATTTAAAGGCGGGGAGGGTACCAATCCCTTTGTTGGCCAGCCGGGCGAACGGCATTATGAGAAGGAGATCAGGGTGGAGGTAATATTTCCGGGGTACCTGCAAAACAGCCTTATAAGGGCCCTGCGTACAGCCCATCCGTACGAAGAAGTAGCGTTTGATGTGGTGAACCTGGCCAATACCCATCCCGGAATAGGGTCAGGACTGGTGGGCGAACTGCCGGAAGCCCTGCCGGAAGAGGTTTTTCTGAAACTGTTAAAACAGGCATTTGACCTGCCCCTGATTCGCCATACAGCCCTGTTTGGCCGGCCGGTTAAAAAGATAGCCCTGTGTGGCGGTGCTGGTAGCTTTCTGGTTTCCAAAGCATTAGGAGTAGGGGCGGATGTTTACATAACCGGGGATATGAAATACCATGAGTTTTTTGATGCCAATGGCCGGCTGATAATTGCGGACATTGGGCATTTTGAAAGTGAGCAATTTACCATAGATTTACTGGCTGGGGTTTTGCAGGAAAAATTTCCTACCTTTGCCGTCCTTAAAACGGCTTTAAAAACCAATCCTGTACATTATTTTGTGTGA
- a CDS encoding zinc ribbon domain-containing protein encodes MANVKDYSVEEKLSALVGLQKVESKIDEIQILKGELPMEVSDLEDEIQGLHSRQVRIEEEINGIQEFINQKKNMIKEAEALIKKYEKQSENVKNSREFEAINKEIEMQQLEIKLAEKHIRDANEEIAEKVVVLDKAKKNIATKEGVLSTKKGELEKIIATNEKEEKALNKQASEAREKVEERLLLSYDRIRKNYRNGLGVVPVERDACGGCFNAIPPQRQSEIRQRKKIIVCENCGRILVDRDLFDSVEVK; translated from the coding sequence ATGGCTAACGTTAAAGATTACTCTGTAGAAGAAAAATTAAGCGCGCTCGTTGGATTGCAGAAGGTTGAATCGAAGATCGACGAGATTCAGATCCTGAAAGGGGAACTGCCAATGGAAGTGAGCGACCTGGAAGATGAAATTCAGGGATTGCACTCCCGCCAGGTGCGTATTGAGGAAGAGATCAACGGCATACAGGAGTTTATCAATCAAAAGAAAAACATGATCAAGGAAGCCGAAGCCCTGATCAAGAAATACGAAAAGCAAAGCGAGAACGTAAAGAACAGCCGCGAGTTTGAGGCCATCAATAAAGAAATTGAGATGCAACAGCTGGAAATTAAGCTGGCCGAAAAACACATTCGCGATGCTAATGAAGAGATCGCTGAAAAAGTAGTGGTGCTGGATAAAGCCAAAAAGAACATCGCTACCAAAGAAGGTGTGTTAAGCACCAAGAAAGGCGAGTTGGAAAAGATCATCGCTACCAACGAAAAAGAAGAAAAAGCATTGAACAAACAGGCTTCTGAAGCACGCGAAAAAGTAGAAGAGCGCCTGTTGTTGTCATATGACCGCATTCGCAAAAATTACCGCAACGGTTTAGGTGTGGTACCGGTTGAGCGTGATGCCTGCGGTGGTTGCTTTAATGCTATCCCACCTCAACGTCAGAGCGAGATCCGTCAGCGTAAAAAGATCATCGTTTGTGAAAACTGTGGCCGTATCCTGGTTGACCGCGACCTGTTCGACAGTGTAGAAGTTAAATAA
- a CDS encoding ABC transporter ATP-binding protein: MLTATNIQKYYGQLWVLKGVDLEIKQGEIASIVGPSGSGKSTLLHILGTLDKPDEGQVMVNGERLNFLNEKRMAAFRNKHVGFVFQFHHLLPEFTALENVCIPGWMAGRSKKEVSDHALSILQMLGLEKRIDNKPNQLSGGEQQRVAVARALINKPAIIFADEPTGNLDSANARELHQLFFTLRQQFNQTFLIVTHNEELAQMSDRLLHMKDGKIVM, from the coding sequence ATGTTAACAGCGACGAATATTCAAAAATATTATGGCCAGCTATGGGTTTTGAAGGGGGTTGACCTGGAAATAAAACAGGGCGAAATTGCCAGTATTGTAGGGCCTTCCGGCTCGGGAAAAAGCACGTTGTTACACATTTTAGGCACACTTGATAAGCCCGATGAAGGGCAGGTAATGGTGAATGGCGAACGCCTCAATTTCCTGAACGAGAAGCGGATGGCAGCCTTTCGCAACAAACATGTAGGATTTGTGTTCCAGTTTCACCATCTGTTGCCCGAATTTACGGCCCTGGAGAACGTATGTATCCCCGGCTGGATGGCGGGCCGAAGCAAAAAAGAAGTGAGCGACCATGCTTTATCGATATTACAAATGTTGGGGTTAGAAAAACGCATCGATAATAAACCTAATCAATTATCGGGTGGCGAACAGCAACGGGTAGCAGTAGCCCGCGCCCTCATAAATAAACCGGCTATTATTTTTGCCGATGAGCCTACCGGCAACCTCGATTCGGCCAATGCCCGCGAACTGCATCAGCTGTTCTTTACCCTCCGGCAGCAATTCAATCAAACCTTTTTAATTGTTACCCACAACGAAGAACTGGCGCAAATGAGCGACCGTTTGTTGCATATGAAAGATGGGAAAATAGTAATGTGA
- a CDS encoding DUF2795 domain-containing protein: MFWTLELASYLEDAPWPATKDELIDYAIRSGAPIEVVENLQELEDEGEIYEGIEDIWPDYPSQDDFFFNEDEY, encoded by the coding sequence ATGTTTTGGACATTAGAACTTGCATCCTATCTCGAAGATGCACCGTGGCCTGCCACCAAAGATGAGCTGATTGACTACGCTATCCGTAGCGGTGCACCCATTGAAGTGGTAGAAAATCTTCAGGAGCTTGAAGATGAAGGTGAGATTTATGAAGGTATTGAAGACATCTGGCCGGACTATCCAAGCCAGGATGACTTCTTCTTTAATGAAGATGAGTATTAA
- a CDS encoding acyl-CoA thioesterase, with translation MTIEEKIKQSETRIFKAVFPNTTNHYDTLFGGTAMALMDEVAFICATRFARKRMVTVSSDKIDFTRPIPAGTIIELIGKVIHTGKSSVRVLVEIYIEEMYSDGRERAISGTFTLVAVDEHKRPVPIVSSE, from the coding sequence ATGACGATAGAGGAAAAAATTAAACAATCAGAAACAAGAATATTCAAAGCCGTATTTCCCAACACCACTAACCATTACGATACCTTATTTGGCGGCACAGCCATGGCCTTGATGGATGAAGTTGCGTTTATTTGCGCCACCCGTTTTGCCCGCAAACGCATGGTAACAGTTTCCTCAGATAAAATTGATTTTACCCGGCCCATACCCGCAGGCACCATCATTGAACTGATTGGCAAGGTTATTCATACCGGTAAAAGCAGTGTGCGGGTGCTGGTTGAAATATACATTGAAGAAATGTATTCAGATGGCCGGGAAAGAGCTATCAGCGGCACATTTACCCTGGTAGCCGTGGACGAACATAAAAGACCGGTGCCTATTGTGAGTAGTGAGTAG
- a CDS encoding enoyl-ACP reductase FabI, protein MAYNLLKGKKGIIFGALDEKSIAWRTALRCHEEGAQLVLTNAPVALRMGEINKLAEAVNAPVIGADVTNMDDLKNLFEGAMKHFGGKIDFVLHSVGMSLNVRKNKPYTEIDYGFNQKTLDISAMSLHRVLRTAWDLDAISDWGSVVALTYIAAQRVFPDYNEMADAKALLEGVARNFGYHYGVKKKVRINTISQSPTQTTAGSGVKGFDGFISYAEKMSPLGNASADQCADYCVTLFSDLTKMVTMQNLFHDGGFSFTGVTQAVIDQMGK, encoded by the coding sequence ATGGCATATAACCTGCTTAAAGGAAAGAAAGGGATCATATTTGGGGCATTGGATGAAAAATCAATTGCCTGGAGAACAGCCTTACGTTGTCATGAAGAAGGCGCTCAGCTGGTATTGACCAATGCACCGGTTGCTTTGCGTATGGGCGAGATCAATAAACTGGCAGAGGCAGTGAATGCCCCCGTAATTGGTGCCGATGTGACCAATATGGACGATCTGAAGAACCTGTTTGAAGGCGCCATGAAACATTTTGGCGGTAAAATAGACTTCGTATTGCACTCAGTTGGTATGAGCCTGAATGTTCGCAAAAACAAGCCTTATACCGAAATTGACTATGGCTTTAACCAAAAGACATTAGATATATCAGCCATGTCGCTGCACCGGGTATTGCGTACAGCCTGGGACCTGGATGCCATCAGCGATTGGGGCAGCGTGGTAGCTTTAACTTATATTGCGGCACAACGCGTATTCCCCGATTATAACGAAATGGCCGATGCGAAAGCATTGCTGGAAGGCGTTGCCCGCAACTTTGGCTATCATTATGGCGTAAAGAAAAAAGTTCGTATCAATACCATTTCACAATCACCCACGCAAACTACTGCCGGTAGCGGGGTAAAAGGTTTTGATGGCTTTATTTCTTATGCCGAAAAAATGAGCCCGCTGGGTAATGCTTCAGCCGACCAATGCGCTGATTATTGTGTTACGCTATTCAGCGACTTAACCAAAATGGTTACCATGCAGAACCTGTTCCATGATGGCGGTTTCTCCTTTACCGGGGTTACGCAGGCCGTTATTGATCAGATGGGTAAGTAA
- a CDS encoding tetratricopeptide repeat protein, whose product MISLRPTWLAVLLVLVSVPMQAQKVFDFNDRCKQAYHEIIQLKLNNGQQLLNTEKAQHPNNLIPYFLENYIDFFTLFFNEDPAEFKKRLPNRDARLDLLDEGPENSPFLLFARSVIHFQWAAVRVKFGNNWDAGWEFRRSFLQVKNNQQLFPNFAPNGLYAGAMQVAAGTIPDGYKWLSSLLGINGNINKGMAKLNTFLQGTDEWSTLFRDEAIFFYCYLKFYVVNDKPGVFQFIDQQHLDVVNHHLFAYLAVNLSRNSQQAEKAEEVITGLNMSAAYLAMPVWDMEMGYAKMHHLDPAAAPYLERFINTFKGRFFVKDVLQKLSWYYYLQGDEAKAHAYRQKVLTMGTTDSEADKQAQMEAQTNTWPNKLLLQARMLDDGGYFKQALALLQGKNTNNFTLAEEKLEFAYRAGRLYDDMGNDSFAIVFYKEAIDLGEQRKEHFAARAALQTGYIFEQRGDKQAAIKWFQRCQSMKDHDFKNSLDSKAKAGIARCKNE is encoded by the coding sequence ATGATTAGCCTGAGGCCAACCTGGTTGGCAGTCTTACTGGTTTTAGTATCTGTGCCCATGCAGGCGCAAAAAGTATTTGATTTTAACGACCGCTGCAAACAGGCTTATCATGAAATCATTCAGCTGAAACTCAATAACGGTCAGCAATTGCTGAATACCGAAAAGGCCCAGCACCCCAATAACCTCATCCCTTACTTTCTCGAAAATTATATCGACTTTTTTACCCTGTTCTTTAATGAAGACCCGGCTGAATTTAAAAAGCGGTTGCCTAACCGGGATGCCCGCCTCGATCTGCTGGATGAAGGTCCGGAGAATTCGCCCTTCCTGTTATTTGCCCGCTCGGTGATCCATTTTCAATGGGCAGCGGTACGGGTAAAGTTTGGCAACAACTGGGATGCGGGCTGGGAGTTTCGCCGTTCGTTTTTACAGGTAAAGAACAACCAGCAATTGTTTCCCAACTTTGCGCCCAATGGCCTGTATGCAGGCGCTATGCAGGTGGCTGCCGGCACTATTCCTGATGGTTATAAATGGCTAAGCAGTCTGCTGGGCATAAACGGCAATATCAATAAGGGCATGGCAAAGTTGAACACCTTTTTACAGGGAACTGATGAATGGTCAACGCTTTTCAGGGACGAAGCCATCTTTTTCTATTGTTACCTGAAATTTTATGTGGTGAACGATAAACCCGGGGTTTTTCAGTTTATAGATCAACAGCACCTGGATGTGGTGAACCACCATTTATTTGCTTACCTGGCAGTTAATTTAAGCCGCAACAGCCAGCAGGCCGAAAAGGCCGAGGAGGTAATAACCGGGTTGAATATGAGTGCGGCGTACCTGGCCATGCCCGTGTGGGATATGGAAATGGGTTATGCCAAAATGCATCACCTTGACCCTGCCGCTGCCCCTTACCTGGAGCGCTTTATCAATACTTTTAAAGGCCGGTTCTTTGTAAAAGACGTATTGCAAAAATTAAGCTGGTATTATTACCTGCAGGGCGATGAGGCAAAGGCCCACGCCTACCGGCAAAAGGTGCTGACCATGGGCACTACCGATTCGGAGGCCGATAAACAGGCGCAAATGGAAGCACAAACCAACACCTGGCCCAATAAGCTGTTGCTGCAGGCCCGCATGCTGGACGATGGCGGGTATTTTAAACAGGCGCTTGCCCTGCTGCAGGGAAAGAACACCAATAACTTTACCTTGGCGGAAGAAAAGCTGGAATTTGCTTACCGGGCAGGCCGGTTGTACGATGATATGGGCAACGACAGTTTTGCTATCGTATTTTATAAAGAAGCCATTGACCTGGGCGAGCAACGGAAAGAACATTTTGCCGCCCGGGCAGCTCTTCAAACAGGCTATATTTTTGAGCAGCGCGGCGATAAACAAGCTGCCATCAAATGGTTTCAGCGTTGCCAGAGCATGAAGGACCATGATTTTAAAAATTCGCTCGATTCAAAAGCAAAAGCAGGCATTGCGCGTTGTAAGAACGAGTAG